One stretch of Amycolatopsis tolypomycina DNA includes these proteins:
- a CDS encoding oligosaccharide flippase family protein gives MTTALGTRAVRGSLWLGVVNLVSKSSQMLVTLVLAALLTEGQLGAVALAVALVNLGQVVQSIGVYDVIGRTARDPRRTAGTVLTLSVGAGLVLAVALVAAAGPLTALLGTPDAAGLVRLAALGLPFSAAGGVQMGLMHRELDFRRRLLPDGGSAVLGAALTVVLAACGAGPLSLVLGLLATAVSQPLLGALARGGVRPCWDTTAAREVLRWVAVVGPAAVVGALLVNVDYFAVGHVLGPDAVGVYSLAYRLAWVPYIMVAVVLGAVAFPVFTRLQREGAPLGGAVTRFTRAVLVVTAGLYLALAVLADHVVLLGTRWAAAAAPLVLLSGYGVGICLLQIWYQAVKATGHVRRYLALETTHLALLAAGLVALTHAGIGTVALVQCAAAWLVVPLAWRVLAGLGVAPSPAELGGMVVRVALACAAGAVPAVLLERWFGATLPGVLAEAAVLVAGYAGATVLLQRTALAELRRGGLR, from the coding sequence GTGACGACCGCGCTCGGGACCCGCGCGGTCCGCGGCTCGCTGTGGCTGGGCGTGGTCAACCTCGTCAGCAAGAGCAGCCAGATGCTGGTGACGCTGGTGCTGGCCGCCCTGCTGACCGAGGGCCAGCTCGGTGCCGTCGCACTGGCGGTGGCGCTGGTGAACCTCGGCCAGGTCGTCCAGTCGATCGGCGTCTACGACGTCATCGGCCGCACCGCCCGCGACCCGCGCCGGACGGCGGGCACGGTGCTCACGCTGAGCGTCGGCGCCGGGCTCGTCCTGGCGGTCGCGCTGGTGGCGGCGGCCGGCCCGCTCACGGCGTTGCTCGGCACCCCGGACGCCGCCGGGCTGGTCCGGCTCGCCGCGCTCGGCCTGCCGTTTTCGGCCGCGGGCGGGGTGCAGATGGGGCTGATGCACCGCGAGCTGGACTTCCGGCGACGCCTCCTGCCCGACGGCGGCAGCGCGGTGCTGGGCGCGGCGCTGACGGTCGTGCTCGCCGCGTGCGGCGCCGGCCCGCTGTCGCTGGTGCTCGGCCTGCTGGCCACGGCGGTGTCGCAGCCGCTGCTGGGAGCACTGGCCCGCGGCGGCGTCCGGCCGTGCTGGGACACCACCGCGGCCCGGGAGGTGCTGCGCTGGGTGGCGGTGGTCGGCCCGGCGGCGGTCGTGGGCGCGCTGCTGGTCAACGTCGACTACTTCGCGGTGGGCCACGTGCTCGGCCCGGACGCGGTCGGCGTGTATTCGCTGGCGTACCGGCTCGCCTGGGTGCCGTACATCATGGTGGCGGTCGTGCTCGGCGCGGTGGCGTTCCCGGTGTTCACCCGGCTGCAGCGCGAAGGCGCGCCACTCGGCGGGGCGGTCACCCGGTTTACCCGCGCGGTCCTCGTGGTGACGGCCGGGCTGTACCTGGCACTCGCGGTCCTGGCGGACCACGTGGTGCTGCTGGGCACGCGCTGGGCGGCCGCGGCCGCGCCGCTGGTGCTGCTGTCCGGCTACGGCGTCGGGATCTGCCTGCTGCAGATCTGGTACCAGGCGGTGAAGGCGACCGGCCACGTACGACGATATCTGGCCCTGGAGACGACGCACCTGGCGTTGCTCGCGGCGGGACTGGTGGCGCTGACCCACGCGGGAATCGGGACGGTCGCCCTGGTGCAGTGCGCGGCAGCGTGGCTGGTGGTGCCGCTGGCCTGGCGGGTACTGGCCGGGCTCGGGGTGGCGCCGTCGCCGGCGGAGCTGGGCGGGATGGTGGTTCGCGTCGCGCTGGCTTGCGCGGCGGGCGCGGTGCCGGCGGTGCTGCTGGAGCGGTGGTTCGGGGCGACGCTGCCGGGGGTGCTCGCCGAGGCGGCGGTCCTGGTCGCCGGGTACGCGGGGGCGACGGTGCTGCTGCAGCGAACCGCGCTCGCCGAACTGCGCCGGGGCGGCCTGCGGTGA
- a CDS encoding glycosyltransferase family 4 protein: protein MTRIAYLLTQDRGGPVDVTVRLAATLAADGHDVRVFGPVPARGAALLEGRHEELAVSDKEDLAAAGRARAALRAWQPDVVHAQDRRAGLVITGLRFARGPRPALVQTYHGVPDDVAEPWFRGERRAAGPSAYTRTVLAADAVVARVLDRTVVPASAMGDFLHRRLRVPARRLVHVDNCVAAADPAPPRGPVRHLVFAGLLVERKGVLGLLAALSLPGVLPADARLTVIGDGPERAAAERAARQPPLAGRVTFLGFRPDVPTLLAEADALVLPSTMEQQPLVVAEAMAAGKPVLATATGGVPAMLDVPGAPAFLAPPGDVPALADRLRALFAEPDPGRLGRLLAERARARYRPDACARRHLALYDQLTTSCRPANHG from the coding sequence GTGACCCGCATCGCCTATCTGCTCACCCAGGACCGCGGTGGCCCGGTCGACGTCACCGTGCGGCTGGCCGCCACCCTCGCCGCCGACGGCCACGACGTCCGCGTCTTCGGCCCCGTCCCCGCGCGGGGTGCCGCGCTGCTCGAAGGCCGGCACGAGGAACTGGCGGTGTCGGACAAGGAAGACCTCGCCGCGGCGGGCCGCGCGCGGGCGGCGCTCCGGGCGTGGCAGCCGGACGTCGTGCACGCCCAGGACCGCCGGGCGGGGCTGGTGATCACCGGCCTGCGGTTCGCGCGCGGCCCGCGTCCCGCATTGGTCCAGACCTATCACGGCGTACCCGACGACGTCGCCGAGCCGTGGTTCCGCGGGGAGCGCCGGGCGGCCGGGCCCTCGGCGTACACGCGGACGGTGCTGGCCGCGGACGCCGTCGTCGCCCGCGTCCTGGACCGGACGGTCGTGCCGGCGTCGGCGATGGGGGACTTCCTGCACCGTCGGCTGCGGGTGCCCGCGCGGCGGCTGGTGCACGTCGACAACTGCGTCGCCGCCGCCGACCCGGCTCCGCCTCGGGGTCCGGTGCGGCACCTCGTCTTCGCCGGGCTTCTGGTGGAGCGCAAGGGAGTGCTCGGCCTGCTGGCGGCGTTGTCGCTCCCGGGCGTCCTGCCGGCGGACGCGCGGCTGACGGTGATCGGCGACGGCCCGGAGCGGGCGGCCGCGGAACGGGCCGCGCGGCAGCCGCCGCTGGCCGGGCGTGTGACGTTCCTCGGGTTCCGGCCGGACGTCCCGACCCTGCTCGCCGAGGCGGACGCGCTGGTCCTGCCGTCCACAATGGAGCAACAGCCGCTGGTGGTGGCCGAAGCGATGGCCGCGGGCAAGCCGGTACTGGCCACGGCCACCGGCGGCGTCCCCGCCATGCTCGACGTCCCGGGCGCCCCGGCGTTCCTGGCCCCGCCGGGCGACGTCCCGGCGCTCGCCGACCGGCTACGGGCCCTGTTCGCCGAACCGGATCCGGGCCGGCTGGGCCGTCTCCTGGCGGAACGCGCCCGCGCCCGCTACCGCCCGGACGCCTGCGCCCGCCGTCACCTGGCCCTCTACGACCAGCTGACGACCTCGTGTCGTCCCGCCAATCACGGGTGA
- a CDS encoding putative glycoside hydrolase family 15 protein has translation MPKATLIRRHPVVSWTSAAVLAASCLTGCVASSAQEISAPSPKPLAPCAWWYGIGEPPTSRDIELAAKRYQVVVLNADQGTAMRRLRQLNPRVKVLVYKDLSSTRNYPGAVDGGQDAVFLPSGIGYVAAQEHHPDWFALDTKGRRIEWQGYPKHWQMAVWNPDYQQAWTDAVVAEVKREGWDGVLADNDFNSLSHYSPAVLAGTANVAETDRKLRDGLDAFLAKAGDALTNSDKILVPNVSETHLVPGRWTAHSRFGGAMEENFGFRENGGTGGLLTFRGNEFQELRAQAALGESWLLLVTRTHNAREERSGYASAALLAGPQTCWTRATTDDYRDPEWSTLQDSGLGEAVDAASRLPNGVWTRTFTHGWVAVNTTAATQTVVAPEGLVRPGTPPPTPTPTPTLSPTASPSTSASPTSTAPPPPLTVEAADAVILVDPKQLVKRVTRDELRIGRLWAR, from the coding sequence GTGCCGAAGGCAACGCTGATCCGACGGCACCCGGTGGTGTCCTGGACGTCCGCGGCCGTGCTGGCGGCGAGCTGCCTGACCGGCTGCGTCGCCAGCTCGGCGCAGGAGATCTCGGCGCCGTCGCCGAAGCCCCTCGCCCCGTGCGCGTGGTGGTACGGGATCGGCGAGCCGCCGACGTCGCGGGACATCGAGCTGGCGGCCAAGCGGTACCAGGTCGTCGTGCTCAACGCCGACCAGGGCACGGCCATGCGCCGCCTGCGCCAGCTCAACCCGCGGGTGAAGGTGCTGGTGTACAAGGACTTGTCGAGCACGCGCAACTACCCGGGCGCGGTCGACGGCGGCCAGGACGCGGTGTTCCTGCCGAGCGGGATCGGCTACGTCGCCGCGCAGGAGCACCACCCGGACTGGTTCGCCCTGGACACCAAGGGGCGGCGGATCGAGTGGCAGGGGTACCCGAAGCACTGGCAGATGGCCGTGTGGAACCCGGACTACCAGCAGGCCTGGACCGACGCCGTCGTCGCCGAGGTCAAGCGCGAGGGCTGGGACGGCGTACTGGCGGACAACGACTTCAACTCACTGAGCCACTACTCGCCGGCGGTGCTGGCGGGCACGGCGAACGTGGCGGAGACCGACCGCAAGCTCCGCGACGGCCTGGACGCGTTCCTGGCCAAGGCCGGCGACGCCCTCACGAACTCGGACAAGATCCTGGTGCCCAACGTGTCCGAGACGCACCTGGTGCCGGGCCGGTGGACCGCCCACTCCCGCTTCGGCGGCGCGATGGAGGAGAACTTCGGGTTCCGCGAGAACGGCGGCACGGGCGGGCTGCTGACGTTCCGCGGCAACGAGTTCCAGGAGCTGCGCGCGCAGGCCGCCCTCGGCGAGTCGTGGCTGCTGCTGGTGACGCGGACGCACAACGCGCGCGAGGAGCGGTCCGGCTACGCGAGCGCGGCCCTGCTGGCGGGCCCCCAGACGTGCTGGACCCGCGCGACGACGGACGACTACCGCGACCCGGAGTGGTCCACCCTGCAGGACAGCGGCCTCGGCGAAGCGGTCGACGCGGCGAGCAGGCTGCCGAACGGCGTGTGGACCCGCACGTTCACCCACGGCTGGGTCGCGGTCAACACGACGGCGGCCACCCAGACGGTGGTCGCCCCCGAAGGCCTGGTCCGCCCCGGCACCCCACCCCCCACCCCCACCCCCACCCCCACGCTTTCTCCCACGGCTTCGCCGTCGACTTCGGCTTCGCCCACGTCGACCGCGCCCCCACCCCCGCTCACGGTGGAAGCGGCGGACGCGGTCATCCTGGTCGACCCCAAGCAACTAGTGAAGCGGGTAACCCGCGACGAGCTCCGCATCGGCCGCCTCTGGGCCCGCTGA